From Anaerobacillus sp. CMMVII, one genomic window encodes:
- a CDS encoding peptidoglycan-binding protein gives MKLETVSEKVILSSIAASVALSSSPTSIEAADSKIVIDDITFNPSERYSFGHTGIKVFTIQNKLLDYDLAISDEETGIFGVKTHAAIRQFQKMKKLQVDGVAGPETLAALFINKNIGEVEVEDHIMLTIQEGQFFRNGDKGDAVKEIQKKLIDAGYYHFEKDGIFGSRTTEAVKAYQKDNGLQIDGIIGEETYEHLSGVSITVENEIKAENNLSTTVFAADYDMEIPAPTIVETVKVVEKHDLNAVDYLRNGDRGQAVKDLQSLLRNKGYYNKRVDGSFGPNTEAAVRNYQLQNNLAVDGIAGKRTILHLKTAPIAQSTARSAAPPTQAPKTTAEPAPTKKAPASSNNVIDYAKNFIGTPYVWGGTTPSGFDCSGFLMYVYKNQGVKIPRTVADIWSYGKSVDSLQVGDLVFFETYKKGPSHAGIYLGNQQFIHAGSSTGVTISDMNISYWKSRYLGAKRIN, from the coding sequence ATGAAATTAGAAACCGTTAGTGAAAAAGTAATTTTGTCATCGATAGCTGCTAGTGTTGCCTTAAGTAGTTCCCCTACTTCCATAGAAGCTGCCGATAGCAAAATTGTCATCGATGATATCACCTTTAACCCTAGTGAAAGATATAGCTTTGGTCACACTGGCATTAAGGTATTTACGATCCAAAATAAGCTTTTAGACTATGATTTAGCAATCTCCGATGAAGAAACTGGCATTTTCGGAGTGAAAACACATGCAGCCATTCGACAATTTCAAAAAATGAAAAAACTACAGGTCGACGGTGTGGCTGGCCCTGAAACATTAGCTGCCTTATTTATTAATAAGAATATTGGTGAAGTAGAAGTAGAAGACCATATAATGCTAACGATACAGGAAGGCCAATTCTTTAGAAATGGTGATAAAGGAGACGCTGTCAAAGAAATTCAAAAAAAGTTGATCGATGCTGGCTACTATCATTTTGAAAAGGATGGTATTTTCGGCTCACGAACAACAGAGGCAGTAAAGGCTTATCAAAAAGATAATGGTCTTCAAATTGATGGCATCATTGGTGAGGAAACCTATGAACATCTCTCAGGTGTTTCTATTACAGTTGAAAACGAGATAAAAGCTGAAAACAATCTTTCTACGACCGTCTTCGCTGCAGATTATGATATGGAGATTCCAGCACCTACGATTGTAGAAACGGTAAAAGTAGTCGAAAAACATGATCTCAATGCCGTAGACTACTTACGAAACGGCGATAGAGGTCAGGCAGTTAAAGATCTGCAAAGTTTATTAAGAAATAAAGGCTACTATAATAAAAGAGTAGATGGATCATTTGGTCCTAATACTGAGGCTGCTGTTCGTAACTACCAATTGCAAAATAACCTAGCTGTCGATGGCATCGCTGGCAAGAGAACCATTTTGCATTTAAAAACAGCGCCTATAGCGCAAAGTACAGCCAGGTCAGCCGCTCCACCAACTCAAGCACCAAAAACTACAGCAGAACCAGCACCTACAAAGAAAGCACCTGCTTCTTCAAATAATGTCATTGATTACGCCAAAAATTTTATTGGTACTCCTTACGTTTGGGGTGGTACTACTCCAAGTGGCTTTGATTGTAGCGGTTTTCTGATGTATGTCTATAAAAATCAAGGCGTAAAAATTCCAAGAACTGTAGCTGATATTTGGAGCTACGGAAAATCAGTTGACAGTTTACAAGTTGGTGATCTTGTCTTTTTTGAAACTTACAAAAAAGGCCCCTCACATGCAGGGATTTACTTAGGAAATCAACAGTTCATCCATGCTGGATCCTCCACTGGAGTGACGATCAGTGATATGAATATTAGTTATTGGAAGTCCCGATATTTAGGGGCGAAACGAATTAATTAA
- a CDS encoding Ger(x)C family spore germination C-terminal domain-containing protein — MQVTPKDGRVFMMLHGDYLGGAITTKMKLKEEPKQDDYLFLTFATLESERKVNVKSPKEIEVELNVKGAIEEYTGVLELSDDEVQKEIEANIATYIKETGEKIIREMQEKQTDSLGFGQYVRNKSSYQEWNGLKWKEEIYPDAQITINANVKIKGFGSVK, encoded by the coding sequence ATGCAAGTAACCCCAAAAGATGGGCGTGTTTTTATGATGCTGCACGGGGATTATTTAGGTGGCGCCATCACGACAAAAATGAAATTGAAAGAAGAGCCAAAGCAAGACGACTATTTATTTTTGACATTTGCTACATTGGAATCAGAACGGAAAGTCAACGTGAAATCACCTAAAGAGATAGAGGTTGAGTTAAACGTAAAAGGTGCGATTGAAGAATATACAGGTGTCTTAGAACTGTCAGATGATGAAGTACAAAAAGAGATTGAGGCAAATATAGCTACTTATATTAAGGAAACTGGTGAAAAGATTATTCGTGAAATGCAAGAAAAGCAAACGGATAGCTTAGGATTCGGGCAATATGTACGGAACAAATCGAGTTATCAAGAATGGAACGGTCTAAAGTGGAAAGAAGAAATTTACCCAGATGCTCAGATTACGATCAATGCGAATGTAAAAATAAAAGGATTTGGAAGTGTAAAATAA
- a CDS encoding HD domain-containing protein produces MKELKILIEAEQYVRGLLEKDSSGHDWWHIHRVRGLAREIAANEGANIFICELTALLHDLADEKLFGDEEKSLENLDSWLLRNDVNQEDRQHILHIIKTMSYKGGNNTPVETLEGKVVQDADRLDALGAIGIGRTFAYAGAKGQLMYDPAIPVRQEMTKDEYRTGESTAINHFYEKLLKLKDLMNTEYGKKLAEERHEYLEVFLDRFLAEWNV; encoded by the coding sequence TTGAAAGAGTTGAAAATCTTAATCGAAGCAGAGCAATATGTACGTGGCTTACTAGAAAAGGATAGTAGTGGGCACGATTGGTGGCATATCCACAGAGTTAGAGGGTTGGCGAGAGAAATTGCCGCCAATGAGGGGGCGAACATTTTTATTTGTGAACTAACCGCACTACTTCATGATTTAGCAGATGAAAAGCTTTTTGGAGACGAAGAAAAAAGTTTAGAAAACCTTGATAGCTGGTTGCTGAGAAACGATGTAAACCAAGAAGATCGACAACATATCCTGCATATTATTAAAACCATGTCTTATAAAGGCGGTAACAACACTCCTGTAGAAACACTAGAAGGAAAGGTTGTACAGGATGCTGACAGATTAGATGCGCTCGGGGCGATAGGAATAGGCCGTACTTTTGCCTATGCGGGAGCAAAAGGCCAATTAATGTACGATCCAGCTATTCCGGTTCGGCAGGAAATGACTAAAGATGAATACCGAACAGGTGAGAGTACCGCAATCAATCACTTTTACGAAAAGTTATTAAAACTCAAGGATTTAATGAATACGGAGTATGGGAAAAAATTAGCAGAAGAAAGACACGAGTATTTAGAGGTGTTTTTAGATAGGTTTTTAGCAGAGTGGAATGTTTAA
- a CDS encoding YitT family protein has translation MQLFKKFSYVLFGLFFTAFGLHILSQSMLTFGGTAGVATMLTYITPLSWSGLFVVVNLPFFVISLYELGKWFTLSSLLSIIGISIIQDSLNLLIPTIQIPPMTASLVAGIFIGIGVTLVLNNGSSLGGIHILALFLDKKLAINRGYVIFLCDTLILLFAVFLVGWQSALYSIVAIMIASFLIGRYKTSPIKEIYKEEQLLLSDAANS, from the coding sequence ATGCAACTATTCAAGAAATTCTCTTATGTCCTATTTGGTTTATTTTTCACAGCATTTGGACTACATATATTGTCTCAAAGCATGCTAACTTTTGGGGGTACCGCTGGTGTTGCTACAATGTTAACCTACATAACTCCCCTTTCCTGGAGCGGATTGTTTGTAGTAGTCAACTTACCTTTCTTTGTCATATCACTTTATGAACTTGGGAAATGGTTTACTCTCTCTAGCTTACTTTCTATTATTGGAATTTCAATTATTCAAGATTCTCTAAACTTACTAATTCCTACAATTCAAATTCCTCCAATGACGGCTTCTCTAGTAGCTGGTATTTTCATTGGGATTGGAGTAACACTTGTACTAAATAATGGTTCATCCTTAGGTGGTATTCATATCCTTGCTTTGTTCTTAGATAAAAAACTAGCAATCAATCGAGGCTACGTCATTTTCCTTTGTGATACCCTCATCCTCTTATTTGCCGTATTTTTGGTAGGATGGCAAAGTGCTTTGTATTCAATTGTAGCTATTATGATCGCCTCATTCCTAATTGGGCGTTACAAAACATCTCCTATTAAAGAGATATATAAAGAAGAGCAACTATTACTAAGCGATGCTGCTAATTCTTGA
- a CDS encoding spore germination protein, which translates to MNEKKWQTKNKLASTVEPTEADGNNSNSTSENEKPSLEVVLDQFKDCEDFIEKKYCDDKVEVLYLSSIVDGTKLEKDILDPISLLQKEAVSAWLKKKDISEASTIKEIKDEILNGSAAIFFEGKAYFYKVFGAEQRGVEKSDTETVIVGAHDAFVEDINTNLSLIRRRVKSSNLKVIKLRVGEITKTTVYLLYIDGIANMEMVEEMKKRIVAVEIDSVFDTNMLSQIIDETPDTLFPQYYNTELPDVIRSKLVAGKMAVLLDGSPVVISAPTSFFEFIQSPDDYNQRWWIGSSMRLLRAIAILITVLFTAVYVAVITFHYEVLPEDLLMTLAESRARVPFPPLIEALLMEVTIELLREAGARLPTKVGQTIGIVGGIVIGTAAVEAGFTSNVLIIAVASSAIASFVLPSYNMSNAIRIVRFVIIILAGFLGVFGIVLGLAWFIIHVTCLTSLKTPYLIPVSPFYLRDWKDIFIRAPYRLLKDRPVHTKTKNVVHNKMKQ; encoded by the coding sequence ATGAATGAAAAAAAGTGGCAAACGAAAAATAAGTTAGCTTCAACGGTAGAACCTACAGAAGCTGACGGGAATAATTCAAATTCAACCAGTGAAAATGAAAAGCCTTCATTAGAGGTTGTTTTAGACCAATTCAAAGATTGCGAAGATTTCATCGAAAAGAAATATTGCGATGACAAAGTTGAAGTTCTTTATTTAAGTTCTATTGTTGATGGTACAAAACTAGAAAAGGATATTTTGGATCCTATATCATTACTGCAAAAAGAAGCTGTATCAGCTTGGCTCAAGAAAAAAGATATCTCAGAAGCATCTACGATAAAAGAAATCAAAGACGAAATATTGAATGGCAGTGCAGCCATTTTTTTTGAAGGGAAGGCCTATTTTTACAAGGTATTTGGTGCTGAACAACGAGGCGTTGAAAAGAGCGATACAGAAACAGTTATAGTTGGCGCACACGACGCATTTGTTGAGGATATTAACACAAATTTATCGCTAATTAGAAGAAGGGTAAAAAGCTCCAATCTTAAAGTCATCAAGCTTCGAGTAGGAGAAATAACCAAAACAACCGTCTATCTTTTGTATATTGATGGCATCGCTAATATGGAAATGGTAGAAGAGATGAAAAAGCGGATTGTCGCTGTCGAAATCGATTCCGTTTTTGATACAAACATGCTGTCACAAATCATTGATGAAACGCCTGATACGTTATTTCCACAGTACTACAATACCGAACTTCCAGATGTAATTCGTTCTAAGCTCGTTGCAGGTAAAATGGCTGTTCTTTTGGACGGTAGCCCTGTAGTCATAAGTGCACCAACAAGTTTTTTTGAATTTATTCAATCCCCCGATGACTACAATCAGCGTTGGTGGATCGGATCGAGTATGCGCCTGTTAAGAGCGATCGCTATTTTAATTACAGTTTTGTTTACTGCGGTGTATGTTGCTGTTATCACTTTTCACTATGAGGTGTTACCAGAGGATTTACTAATGACATTGGCAGAATCGAGAGCACGAGTGCCTTTTCCTCCTTTGATTGAAGCACTTTTAATGGAGGTTACAATTGAACTCCTCCGTGAGGCGGGGGCGAGATTACCTACAAAGGTTGGCCAAACAATCGGGATTGTAGGAGGTATCGTTATTGGAACCGCAGCTGTAGAAGCTGGATTTACGAGTAATGTACTAATTATTGCTGTAGCCAGTTCTGCGATTGCTTCCTTTGTTCTTCCAAGTTATAACATGAGTAATGCCATTCGAATTGTCCGATTCGTGATCATTATATTGGCTGGTTTTTTAGGAGTGTTCGGAATTGTCTTAGGACTTGCATGGTTTATTATTCACGTGACATGTTTAACTAGTCTGAAGACGCCATATTTAATTCCTGTTTCTCCGTTTTACCTACGAGACTGGAAAGATATTTTTATTCGCGCGCCTTATCGGTTATTGAAAGATCGACCTGTGCATACAAAAACAAAGAATGTCGTTCATAATAAAATGAAGCAATAA
- a CDS encoding MFS transporter: MIYFVYFIVVIAFLDTFSQLPIIAPFAQSLGASSLVIGLIVGMYSLANMGGNIIAGQWIDKFGRKRILVLGMFFVSVCLVGYTFVTTPSQLLTMRLIHGLGGGLLVPSAFAFLGDYSRSGNRGKTMAFSGAGVGISAIIGPAFGALVTKSLGIVWVFYIISALFFVTAIFILFILKENYTPKQTKQTGFNSSEIKKLLGLPPLINAYIGAFSLMLTLGILAYMLPLKIAEAGQSVAFSGMLLSTFGIVAILVFVLPTNKLFDQVKREKMVITGMVFVCIGLVILSSFEQIIILFIAMFFYGIGFACIFPSVTALVIDHSTKHERGKAFGLFYAFFSLGVVVGSFIVGAINVAPNQGLLIGAVIMICLALTIQWRIRVNETSQ; the protein is encoded by the coding sequence GTGATTTATTTCGTTTATTTTATTGTTGTTATAGCATTTTTAGATACATTTTCTCAGTTACCAATTATTGCACCCTTTGCCCAAAGTTTAGGGGCTTCTAGCCTGGTAATTGGTTTAATCGTTGGCATGTATTCCCTTGCAAATATGGGAGGAAATATTATTGCTGGTCAATGGATTGATAAATTTGGGAGAAAAAGAATTCTTGTCCTTGGAATGTTTTTTGTAAGTGTTTGTCTCGTCGGTTATACCTTTGTGACAACTCCATCACAGCTGTTAACCATGCGTCTCATCCATGGTCTTGGTGGTGGCTTACTTGTACCTAGTGCCTTTGCCTTTCTAGGGGATTATTCGCGTTCAGGTAACCGGGGAAAAACGATGGCTTTTTCAGGCGCTGGGGTTGGAATTTCTGCCATTATTGGTCCTGCTTTTGGCGCGTTAGTCACTAAATCCTTAGGAATCGTTTGGGTTTTTTATATAATTAGTGCCTTGTTCTTTGTAACAGCGATTTTCATTTTGTTTATCCTAAAAGAAAATTACACTCCAAAACAAACAAAGCAAACTGGATTTAATTCCTCAGAAATAAAAAAATTACTAGGCTTACCGCCGTTAATTAATGCTTATATCGGTGCTTTTTCGTTGATGCTAACATTAGGAATTCTAGCTTACATGCTTCCTTTAAAAATAGCAGAAGCAGGGCAAAGCGTTGCTTTTTCCGGTATGCTCTTAAGCACTTTTGGTATTGTGGCCATCCTAGTTTTTGTCTTACCAACAAATAAGCTCTTTGATCAAGTCAAACGAGAAAAAATGGTCATTACCGGCATGGTTTTCGTTTGTATCGGTTTGGTCATCTTAAGTTCATTTGAGCAAATCATCATTTTGTTTATCGCGATGTTTTTTTATGGGATTGGATTTGCCTGCATTTTCCCATCCGTTACTGCCTTAGTTATTGATCACTCTACTAAGCATGAACGTGGCAAAGCATTCGGTTTGTTTTATGCTTTTTTTTCCTTAGGGGTTGTTGTTGGATCGTTCATCGTTGGGGCGATAAATGTCGCCCCAAATCAAGGGTTATTGATTGGGGCAGTTATCATGATCTGTTTAGCTCTGACTATTCAATGGAGAATTAGAGTAAACGAAACTTCTCAATAA
- a CDS encoding DUF2935 domain-containing protein encodes MGETNLISPWEEHSFWLEILEDHAYFVRDHLSPVEREYVTTANNYIQAFSQLRERLAMLDHNLSYTSNELIQFSNEAWPIVTGYYQFEGLMQNLRVQNKVNLNLSPTYLNGTLGENQEYIRILSHYINGQPFPALPLVDLLDLWLEDQLGHAVLFRNVLDPVELAMTNQTEAYIARFQGYLVQNKQMRSLLRFSPPGIPRQQRLSRQIGQTTIEMYQFVEEAIALYLGTEVFTRTTLRFLEHHIPETCYFIKKLSYYAPELKTQAQNCPLTKPSYN; translated from the coding sequence GTGGGAGAAACAAATTTGATTAGTCCGTGGGAAGAACATTCGTTTTGGTTAGAAATTTTAGAGGATCATGCTTACTTTGTCCGTGACCACTTATCGCCTGTTGAGCGAGAATACGTCACAACTGCAAACAACTATATTCAAGCTTTCAGTCAATTAAGAGAAAGGTTAGCTATGCTGGATCACAATCTTTCTTATACTTCTAATGAACTAATCCAATTTTCTAACGAAGCCTGGCCAATCGTCACTGGATATTATCAATTCGAGGGTCTAATGCAAAATTTACGTGTCCAAAATAAAGTGAACTTAAACCTATCTCCTACATACTTAAACGGGACATTAGGAGAAAATCAAGAATATATCCGCATTTTATCCCATTATATAAACGGCCAACCCTTCCCAGCATTACCACTTGTCGACCTACTTGATTTATGGTTAGAGGATCAATTAGGGCACGCTGTTTTGTTCCGTAATGTGTTAGATCCTGTCGAGCTAGCAATGACAAATCAAACGGAAGCTTATATTGCTAGGTTCCAAGGATATCTTGTTCAAAATAAGCAGATGCGCTCATTATTACGATTTTCACCTCCAGGAATTCCACGTCAACAGCGATTGTCGAGACAAATTGGCCAAACAACAATTGAGATGTATCAATTTGTTGAAGAAGCGATTGCCCTATATTTGGGCACAGAGGTCTTCACAAGAACAACTCTACGGTTTTTAGAGCACCACATTCCTGAAACATGCTATTTCATCAAAAAATTAAGTTATTACGCACCAGAATTAAAAACTCAGGCCCAAAATTGCCCATTAACAAAACCTTCCTATAACTAA
- a CDS encoding spore germination protein: protein MKEKIHYTQLAVTVYMIQSGVILFALPRLVAEAFGTNGWLGVLILSSIVLVNLYLIILVYKKGNGQSVFAILEASLPKILLYPLYLYIIISCGLLGVFVAKNYTLLIQLTMFPEVNPNHLLFLFLIVAMYFVSKGIYNMAKITVICFLYTIWTTFLLLIVIEEFSFLRMTSFLLQNATDPIGMGLEAYSAFLGFELVLFMFPYLQRDGTFGKAIVVGHLFTTFIYTVVCYVAMGFFSFEQLTNILYPVQVILKFMETPMIERIENFVFAIFLLKILVTVVFYHWVALEVTKQFFKKAKESKLISFLFLGTFLVAIIPTIQREVNEIFAMVVNPYIVFTFCFPLLLLFLLWIQAKKARRQKDVA from the coding sequence ATGAAAGAGAAAATACATTATACACAATTGGCTGTTACTGTCTACATGATACAATCAGGAGTGATTTTGTTTGCGTTGCCACGTCTAGTGGCTGAGGCATTTGGGACTAATGGCTGGCTAGGTGTCTTAATATTATCAAGCATCGTCCTTGTTAATCTATATTTAATTATTCTCGTTTATAAGAAAGGCAACGGTCAGTCGGTCTTTGCTATTTTAGAAGCGAGCTTACCAAAGATCCTATTGTATCCGCTTTATCTCTATATCATTATTTCTTGTGGGTTGCTTGGAGTATTTGTTGCAAAAAATTATACCTTACTCATCCAATTAACGATGTTTCCTGAGGTCAATCCGAACCATTTACTTTTTTTGTTTCTAATTGTTGCGATGTATTTCGTTAGTAAGGGCATTTATAACATGGCTAAGATCACTGTCATTTGCTTTTTGTACACGATATGGACGACCTTTTTGCTTTTGATCGTAATTGAAGAATTTAGCTTCCTGCGAATGACCTCATTTTTATTACAAAATGCCACAGATCCAATCGGGATGGGCTTAGAGGCCTATTCGGCATTTTTAGGTTTTGAACTAGTCTTATTTATGTTTCCCTATCTTCAACGAGATGGAACGTTCGGGAAGGCAATTGTTGTTGGTCACTTGTTTACAACCTTTATCTATACGGTTGTATGCTACGTAGCGATGGGTTTTTTTAGTTTTGAACAGTTAACAAACATTTTATATCCAGTCCAAGTAATTCTGAAATTTATGGAAACCCCGATGATTGAACGAATTGAAAATTTTGTCTTTGCGATTTTTCTTCTCAAAATTTTAGTTACGGTTGTCTTTTATCACTGGGTCGCCCTTGAAGTTACCAAACAATTTTTTAAGAAAGCGAAGGAAAGTAAGCTTATTTCCTTTTTATTTCTAGGCACATTTTTAGTTGCAATAATCCCAACGATCCAGCGTGAGGTGAATGAGATTTTTGCGATGGTGGTAAATCCCTATATCGTTTTCACATTTTGTTTTCCTTTATTATTACTTTTTTTGCTTTGGATACAGGCAAAGAAAGCAAGGAGGCAAAAAGATGTTGCATAA
- a CDS encoding LytS/YhcK type 5TM receptor domain-containing protein translates to MILTLLYSISITLCILFPYQLMVPEGFQFDLRQIPLIIGALYGGYHIAWWLFLVSAIVRYLTGSGGEGLYLALINQFAIFLFVPLAKEYYFKLRYHKRVFAISFIALLSLFFNAIVGWVFFHDPFYEAWDFWGMLMLTNLSLQLLRLFLLNRLLKIITFNKILVKTKN, encoded by the coding sequence ATGATCCTTACGCTTCTTTATTCCATTTCTATTACCCTATGTATCCTTTTTCCATATCAGTTAATGGTACCAGAAGGCTTTCAGTTTGATTTACGACAAATACCGTTAATTATCGGTGCTTTGTATGGTGGCTATCATATCGCGTGGTGGTTATTTTTGGTTTCTGCAATTGTAAGGTATTTAACCGGTAGTGGTGGTGAAGGTTTATACCTAGCTCTTATTAATCAATTTGCTATTTTTCTTTTTGTTCCATTAGCAAAAGAATATTATTTTAAACTAAGGTATCATAAGCGCGTATTTGCTATTTCATTTATCGCTCTATTATCTCTGTTTTTTAATGCTATTGTAGGTTGGGTTTTCTTTCATGATCCGTTTTATGAGGCATGGGATTTTTGGGGAATGTTAATGCTAACCAATTTATCTTTACAGCTATTACGGCTATTTTTATTGAACAGATTATTAAAAATAATTACATTCAACAAAATATTGGTAAAAACGAAAAATTAG
- a CDS encoding exonuclease domain-containing protein produces the protein MTEVNQFVFFDFEMLCSKEGMPYADMESIRLGAVKYDLETKSITSFDRFIKPLQTEPLSEFCKSLTHIEDCDLAFADGFPVVLKEFFTWVGIVETSRFFSWSTNDISRLELDASRHDIPQTTIAMVKNRYVDFQETFSKRVSKTNPSVETALALYDLNFYGEKHNPMYDAYNTLRVYLAFSEELVKSDLIMLKQFIFHDQDITLKCDINLQLKAYLKNDLQNLFKQITIISNIRSARKLLKRTSKLVKKYENVLINRSQLFNEEIILYVRMLIEFYHDLLVSYNKHYSYGCKIMILHEHMTSPLQRLTA, from the coding sequence ATGACGGAAGTAAATCAATTTGTCTTTTTTGATTTTGAGATGCTTTGTTCGAAGGAAGGAATGCCATATGCAGATATGGAAAGCATTCGACTCGGGGCTGTAAAATATGATTTAGAAACTAAATCGATCACATCCTTTGATCGATTTATAAAACCGCTGCAAACAGAACCACTTAGTGAATTTTGTAAAAGCTTAACACATATTGAAGATTGCGACTTAGCATTTGCCGATGGTTTTCCAGTTGTCTTGAAAGAGTTTTTTACCTGGGTTGGCATTGTAGAAACATCACGCTTTTTCTCTTGGTCAACGAACGACATCTCAAGGTTAGAACTAGATGCTTCACGTCATGACATCCCTCAGACGACAATTGCCATGGTGAAAAATCGCTACGTTGATTTTCAAGAAACTTTTTCAAAACGAGTTTCTAAGACAAATCCGTCAGTAGAGACCGCACTAGCACTATATGATTTGAATTTTTATGGTGAAAAGCACAACCCAATGTACGATGCGTATAATACATTACGTGTTTATCTGGCATTTAGTGAAGAACTTGTAAAATCAGATTTAATTATGCTTAAGCAATTCATTTTTCATGACCAAGATATTACCTTAAAATGTGATATTAATTTGCAATTAAAAGCATATTTGAAAAATGATCTTCAAAATCTGTTTAAACAAATTACAATTATTTCAAACATCCGCAGTGCTAGAAAGTTACTAAAAAGGACAAGCAAGCTTGTTAAGAAATATGAGAACGTCCTAATCAATCGCTCGCAGCTTTTTAATGAAGAAATCATCTTGTATGTCCGTATGCTGATTGAGTTTTATCATGACCTTCTCGTTAGTTATAACAAGCATTATTCTTATGGTTGTAAAATTATGATACTTCACGAACATATGACATCACCACTCCAACGATTGACGGCATAA
- a CDS encoding DUF1540 domain-containing protein, which produces MAQDVLCEVNNCKYWANGNLCSADSIYVVSHTGKEAESQKETDCKTFEAEH; this is translated from the coding sequence ATGGCACAAGACGTATTATGTGAAGTAAACAACTGTAAGTATTGGGCAAACGGAAACCTTTGCTCTGCTGATTCGATCTATGTAGTCAGTCACACAGGAAAAGAAGCAGAAAGTCAAAAAGAAACTGACTGTAAAACGTTCGAAGCCGAACACTAA
- a CDS encoding NlpC/P60 family protein → MLHKYKIIVLTICFFSMICSPVMAYEAVPEAGIAINGKMVDGIKPIKISGKYYVPFRDLSKLLGYNDIRFESNTKTYQITDGSTVVRLTMGGSRARRGDEYINIDPPRWLNEMAYVSLDAASSLFNSFIYFKPENGSIQVEKPATRYRVQSGDTLWLISEAHHTTVQRLMAANGLTSTLIYPGQILKLPPRAQTKELEPIKEKKPVEKVPSNDSQIRSEIINVAQRFIGAGYKFGATLDEAPRLFDCSSYTQYVFNQKGIQLPRTSREQAGLGSSVPVASLKQGDLLFFQSPTLYSDGRVGHLGIYMDGGHMIHASSSNGVHITYNVFSNSYWGKNYLFAKRILE, encoded by the coding sequence ATGCTACATAAATACAAAATTATCGTCTTAACGATTTGTTTTTTCTCAATGATTTGTTCTCCGGTAATGGCTTATGAAGCTGTTCCGGAGGCTGGGATCGCCATAAATGGAAAAATGGTTGATGGCATAAAACCAATAAAAATATCGGGTAAGTACTACGTTCCGTTTAGAGATCTTTCTAAATTATTAGGGTACAACGATATTCGTTTTGAGTCGAATACGAAAACATATCAGATTACAGATGGATCCACTGTGGTACGTTTAACAATGGGGGGATCGAGAGCACGTAGAGGTGATGAGTATATAAATATTGATCCTCCAAGATGGTTAAATGAAATGGCTTATGTCTCGTTAGACGCAGCAAGTAGCTTGTTTAACTCTTTTATTTACTTCAAACCAGAGAACGGTTCAATCCAAGTTGAAAAGCCGGCAACTAGATATCGTGTTCAATCAGGGGATACACTATGGTTAATTTCAGAAGCTCACCATACGACTGTTCAGCGGTTAATGGCTGCCAATGGATTAACCTCTACGCTCATTTACCCTGGTCAAATATTAAAGCTTCCTCCTCGGGCTCAAACAAAGGAACTGGAACCGATCAAGGAGAAAAAACCGGTTGAAAAAGTCCCAAGTAACGATTCACAAATTCGTTCAGAAATTATTAACGTGGCACAAAGGTTCATAGGGGCAGGTTATAAATTCGGAGCAACTTTAGATGAAGCACCAAGATTATTCGACTGTTCTTCTTATACGCAATATGTATTTAACCAAAAGGGGATTCAACTCCCAAGAACATCCAGGGAACAAGCAGGATTAGGTTCTTCTGTTCCGGTAGCATCACTAAAACAAGGAGATTTATTGTTTTTCCAATCACCAACCCTGTATTCTGATGGTAGGGTAGGTCACTTAGGAATTTACATGGACGGTGGTCATATGATACACGCTTCCTCATCAAATGGTGTTCATATTACGTATAATGTGTTTAGCAATAGTTACTGGGGAAAAAATTATTTATTTGCAAAGCGTATTCTAGAGTAA